TAAGGCGTTGAAAATAGCACAACAATTCAAGATGGATGCCTTTTTTGTTGATCCACTCTTCTTTTCAACCAGGGAGGAACACGATAAAGCTATTGTAAAACTCTTAAAGGAAAACAAAACAGATTTGGTTGTAGCAGCAGGATATATGAGAATTCTAACGCCATACTTTGTAAAAATGTATAGAAATAAAATTATTAACATACATCCAGCCCTCTTACCTGCTTTTCCCGGAATCCATGCTCAAAGGTTGGCACTTGAGAAGGGTGTAAAGATTACTGGCTGCACAACTCATTTTATTAATGAGGGAACAGACACTGGCCCAATTATAATGCAGAGAGCAGTACCGGTTCTCGATAACGATAATATTGAGACCCTATCAGCCAGGATCTTAAAGGAGGAACATCGTATTCTGCCGGACTCTGTAAAGCTCTTTTGTGATGACAAATTAAAGATAATACATGATAAGGTTATAATTAAAAATTAACTCGTCATTTCATTGTCAAATTTTTGAAATTTTCAAACTCATTCCTACATAGAGACACTACATACATTAATTATTTGTTATTATTTATATTTATCAGCTTACTAATTTTTTAGATGCCTTCTTCCTATCAATTATATTTAATATTTTTTTTCTTATTCTGACGGATTTTGGGGTTATTTCTAATAATTCATCATCTTCTATATATTCAAGTGACTGCTCAATATTTAACTGTTTTGGAGGCGATAGTCTAATATTATCATCAGATCCTGCCGCGCGCATGTTTGTAAGCTTTTTAGTCTTGCAAACATTTACCTCCAAATCTCCTTCTCTGTTATTTTCTCCCACAATCATTCCTTCATACACTGCGACCCCAGGACCAATAAATAGAACACCCCTATCCTGCAAACTATCAAGCGCATAAGCTACGGATGTACCGGCTTCACGAGCGATGAGCAATCCCCTATTCCTTTTGGGAATTTCTCCCTTATAGTATTCATACTCATAGAAATTATGATGAATAATTCCAGTTCCTCTTGTGGATGTTAAGAATTCATTTCTAATGCCTATGAGTCCTCTTGATGGCACTTTAAACTCAAGTCTTGAGTATCCGTCTTCTCCTGCCTGCATCTTTATCATTTCACCCTTTCTGATCCCTAACATTTCTATA
This genomic window from Spirochaetota bacterium contains:
- the purN gene encoding phosphoribosylglycinamide formyltransferase, whose translation is MKRKKVVSFLASGRGSNFIAVRNKIEKGEINAKLGILISDKSDAKALKIAQQFKMDAFFVDPLFFSTREEHDKAIVKLLKENKTDLVVAAGYMRILTPYFVKMYRNKIINIHPALLPAFPGIHAQRLALEKGVKITGCTTHFINEGTDTGPIIMQRAVPVLDNDNIETLSARILKEEHRILPDSVKLFCDDKLKIIHDKVIIKN